The following are from one region of the Heterodontus francisci isolate sHetFra1 chromosome 34, sHetFra1.hap1, whole genome shotgun sequence genome:
- the LOC137348840 gene encoding zinc finger protein 239-like, whose product MGISSQNAYITNLQLLIEKVMILNVERKSSDHSGEKLYTCSVCGRDFSRSSGLLKHKCSHTGKKPCKYGDCGKGFNYSVELEAHPRSHTLKRLFTCTECEQGFTQASYLLTHQRVHTGERLLNVHSRKKQRTQRGETVCGRGFSRSSGLSRHKCSHTGKKPCKYGDCGKGFNYSVELEAHPCSHTLERPFTCSECEQGFTQASYLLTYQRVHTGERPFKCPFCGKCYKR is encoded by the exons ATTTTGAACGTGGAAAGAAAAAGCagcgatcacagtggggagaaactgtacacctgttctgtgtgtggacgagatttcagccgatcatctggcctgttgaagcacaagtgcagtcacactgggaagaaaccatgtaaatatggggattGTGGAAAGGGATTCAATTATTCAGTTGAGCTGGAAGCTCATCCACGCAGTCACACTCtgaagaggctgttcacctgcaccGAGTGTGAGCAGGGATTCACTCAAGCATCCTACCTgctgacacatcagcgagttcacactggggagagacttttaaatgtccattct AGGAAAAAGCAGCGAACACAGCGGGGAGAaactgtgtgtggacgaggtttcagtcgatcatctggcctgtcaagacacaagtgcagtcacactgggaagaaaccatgtaaatatggggattGTGGAAAGGGATTCAATTATTCTGTTGAGCTGGAAGCTCATCCATGCAGTCACACtctggagaggccgttcacctgctctgaatgTGAGCAGGGATTCACTCAAGCATCCTACCTGCTGACatatcagcgagttcacactggggagagaccttttaaatgtccattcTGTGGGAAATGCTATAAAcgctga
- the LOC137348841 gene encoding zinc finger protein 432-like, which translates to MSHQCVDTDRKPFRCSQCGTGFRRLGNLTVHQRIHAGERLFTCTECGKGFTQLSTLLTHQRVHTGERPFTCSECGMGFTTSSSILRHQRVHTGERPFTCSVYGKGFTTSSDLLKHQRIHTAEKPFNCTECGKGLTSTSDLLTDQRIHMGERPFTCSQCAKGFTQASNLLTHQRVHTGKKPFTCSECGKRFTHSSTLLKHQRVHTGERPFTYTECGKGFTHSSNLQKHQGVHTGERPFTCTECGKGFTQSSNLQKHQGVHTRDRSFTCSDCGKGFTTSSYLLRHQRVHK; encoded by the exons atgtcccatcaatgTGTGGACACTGACAGGAAACCGTTCAGGTGCTCTCAATGCGGGACTGGGTTCAGACGATTAGGCaatctcactgtacaccagcgcattcacgctggggagaggctgttcacctgcacggaatgtgggaagggattcactcagttatccacgCTGTTGacacaccagagagttcacactggggagaggccattcacctgctcagagtgtgggatgggaTTCACGACTTCATCCAGCattctgagacaccagcgagttcacactggggagaggccattcacttgctcagtgtatgggaagggattcactacttcttcTGATCTGCTGaagcaccagcgaattcacacagcGGAGAAGCCATTCAACTGCACAGAATGTGGGAAAGGACTCACTTCTACTTCTGACCTGCTGACAGACCAGCGCATTCACatgggggagaggccattcacctgctctcagTGTGCGAAGGGATTCACTCAAGcatccaaccttctgacacaccagcgagttcacactgggaagaA gccattcacgtgctcagagtgtgggaaacgattcactcactcatccaccctgctgaagcaccagcgagttcacactggggagaggccgttcacctacacagagtgtgggaagggattcactcactcctCCAACCTTCAGAAACACCagggagttcacactggggagcggccgttcacctgtacagagtgtgggaagggattcactcagtcctcCAACCTTCAGAAACACCAGGGAGTTCACACAAGGGATAGGTCATTCACTTGttctgactgtgggaagggatttactactTCATCCTATCtgttgagacaccagcgagttcacaagtaa